The Brassica napus cultivar Da-Ae unplaced genomic scaffold, Da-Ae ScsIHWf_2451;HRSCAF=3164, whole genome shotgun sequence nucleotide sequence ctATTCATATTGTATAGTTTACAATGAACGTGATTGCCTTTTCAAGGGTCACGTGTTTGACATATGCACTACATTAATCTATTATTCTATTTGATTTAGGTAATTATCTTTAATTCCTCACTGGAGTAATCAAAGTGTGTGTGGTGAGACTCCAACACTTGTATTTTCTTATTGTTACAGTCGCTGGGTATTTAATTTTGCTATATATCTACTGGATGCTTTTATAGTGTTGTACTCGGGAGCAAATATTGCCGTTGATTTCTGTGTAATGGATATCAGTTAATTTTGAAATGCATGTAGTCAAGGTTTAGCCTACCATCTCGAGTTAACCCCAATATATGTACtgattttagtttagtttatttcatttttttctcggAATTActgatttaaattaaaatttcagtaTTTACGGATCTACCCAAAAATAATTTgatgagttctttttttttttaggtcagTTTGGCCAGAAACTCTTCTTCACCTCAGGCTAGGTGTATTATCAATCCCATGTTCCAATCATCCATCTACTTAATTTGGAAAGAAAGGAATAGGAAATATTGcttcattctttctttttttaatgtgttaaattttattcaccAAAAACCTCTTTATATCAAGTGCATCCTATGTTAAAGATGGAACTCCGCTACTCGTTTACCACTCCTAATCTGTACTCTATTTACACTCTTGTAGCaaaccaaaactgcaaaatgcCTTCAAATCTCTTCCATCCATGTAGTTTTATTAAAGCTGAGTTTGTTTCGCATACCTTTATCAACAAGCTTCATCAGAGCTTGAGTGGGCAGCGGTGGTTCTCCATGCATGCGCCTATTGCGTTCTCTCCATATCGCATAGACAGCGCTTGGAAGGCGTATCGAGTACATAACAACTTGTATCTCTCCAGATTCCGATCAACAAGCAATATCTTAATACCAGTCCATTCTGCAGTGTATGAGTTCTGCAATATACCTTTGACTAGATGCTCCCAAACTTGAGCTGAGAAGGAACACTCGAAGAAAGATGGTTCTGGGATTCTGGAGTGTTTTGCATAAGACACAACTTGTGTCAATGCCTTGACTCCATTGAGAAACCCGATCCATGGTAGATAGTCTTCCCCTAGTTGCAAGCCAAGCCATGAAAGCAAACTTTGGGTAGCCTGCGAGAACCATATACCTTTCGGCCAAAGAAGCAACAAAGTCTCTTGTATCAAAAATTTTGGTTTGTAGCCAGATGATCGTCTCCACATGTCGAAATCATCCTCTGCAGTGTTCAGTTGATCTCTAAAAGAGTCCAGGGCCCTTTCAATATCTTTCAGCATGCGCGAACGATGCCTCATTCTTCTTCGAGGAGTCGAAGGACATCCTCCACAGTGGCATCTCTTCTAATACCCAAGTCTATTAGACCTCTCTCTATCCCAGTACATCCATTAATACTCCTAGGTCAGACCATCGATCGTACCAAAATGAAGTATGTCTCCCATTGCCTACGGTCTTCATGTAGAAAGACTTAGCTACATCACGTAGCTTAAGCATTTTCTTCCACATCCAAGACCCTGCTTGAGTATTTCCATTTACTTCCCAAAAACTTCTCTTTCTAAGCAAGTTGTGCTTTATCCAGTCCCCCACAAAGACTTCCCTCAGAGCATTCTCCATATAAGCTTTAGATTGTAGACCAGATTACTTCTTTAAGCGGTCTTATACCCAAACCTTCCTCGCTCTTAGTCAAGCAGATCTCTTTCCAAGCTTGTTTTTACGCCTGTGGACTTGAGCTCCGGACCAGTCCATAAGAATGGAGAACAGAGCCGTTCTATTTCTTCCAGACATTTGTTTGGGAGTCTGAATGCAGAGGCCCAGAAGTTTACTATACTCATAAGCACATACTAGATCAGTTGCAACCTTCCGGCATAGGAGAGGAAGCGGCTAGTCCAAGTGTTTATTCTACCTCGAATTTTCTCAATAGAGGGAGATAGTCTTGTTGCCGCATAACCTGTGTCATCAGTGGAAGACCCATGTAACTCATAGGTATTTACTTCATTCTCGACTACTGCTATCTCTATTTGCTCTGCAGTTGATAGACAAATAAGGGACTGGCTCCTCTCGATCCAGCCATCCATTCTTCAGTTCTTCTTCGCATGCACCCACCCTCCTTGACTCTCCTCGactcttctttatttttccCTCTGTTTCTTGTTGTGGGTGGTTtgtgtttttatgttttcgctCACTAAGCTGCACAGCATGTACTTTTGAAAGTGGTACGAAATTAAacatattaccaaaaaaaaagaaatatgagAACAcctttataataataatagaggAGTATATATTTCTGGTCAGGGATATATCTCCCTCAACAAAGATACAAGATGCATTATCcatcttatatttaaaacaGAGTCACAACtttaattcatgtgtgatttttttaaaatggacctaTTTCTAGAAAgttatgttacatttaatctttaatcttattatttaaattttagggcTACCAGAAACTTTTatggctatcaataattggatttaaacaatagatgatcaattagatttatagaaagtataaattaaaaagatataatTTAACGTTGTTATgttatacctccatatgttaaagttaaaatctaattggttgaacatgttccaataaagttaaagttaactttaaaatatcaaatttcatgtaaattgaaacaaaataatcattctaaaacatcatctatattgaaacggagggagtataatatataccaatttagaattgaaaactaaatatttatataaaataaataaaaacaaaaattcgcGTGGTTGCGCGGATTATGATCTAATTTATCCTTTAAAAAAAGTGGATGAAGATTTTAGAATAATAGTCCTGTGACGCGTAAGTCTTGTGTAATCCAATAATAACTAACCATGTGTATGGTTAGATGTTTCCAAACAATCGGATTAGTCAATCTGCCAACTAACTaaatattataacttttaatttaccaccttttttttgctttctttcttttgaccaaaccttttgttttataaacttAAATTTAATCTTAATTCAATCGAGGAGGAGAGATAGTAGGAACAAAGGAAACCGCCGTCGCCGGATCTGGCAGTGTCCCATAGACGAAGAATAACTTTCCGATTTTAGTAAAGGAGTTTCTGTATTTAggatcccccccccccccccccccccccctcgtTTGCTCTGTCTCTTCTGCTGTGGTGGGATTTGGCGTGTTTCTCTTGATTGGGGGATTTCAAAATCATGAGGAAGAAGCTCGATACTC carries:
- the LOC125601124 gene encoding uncharacterized protein LOC125601124 — encoded protein: MLKDIERALDSFRDQLNTAEDDFDMWRRSSGYKPKFLIQETLLLLWPKGIWFSQATQSLLSWLGLQLGEDYLPWIGFLNGVKALTQVVSYAKHSRIPEPSFFECSFSAQVWEHLVKGILQNSYTAEWTGIKILLVDRNLERYKLLCTRYAFQALSMRYGENAIGACMENHRCPLKL